One genomic region from Sulfurimonas sp. encodes:
- a CDS encoding OsmC family protein, whose protein sequence is MKVSITHKEAMKFEAKTSKSSFIIDCPVISPIEYFLSGIITCSATDIILIPKNQGNKVTDLRVDGEVVRNEDHPCKFNTLHLTYDFNSDAEDTVAARWVMASLETYCSTINTIRDTTAISYSITHNGNLIKENEQMISGGGSKIDMGDIQGCPS, encoded by the coding sequence ATGAAAGTAAGTATAACACATAAGGAAGCTATGAAATTTGAGGCAAAAACTTCAAAAAGTAGTTTTATAATTGATTGTCCTGTAATCTCTCCTATTGAGTATTTTTTATCTGGGATTATTACATGTAGTGCAACAGATATTATTTTAATACCAAAAAATCAAGGTAACAAGGTAACAGACTTAAGGGTAGATGGTGAAGTTGTTAGAAATGAAGATCATCCATGTAAATTTAATACTCTTCATCTTACTTATGACTTTAATTCAGATGCAGAGGATACCGTTGCTGCTCGTTGGGTAATGGCTTCTCTTGAAACATATTGTTCAACTATAAATACTATTAGAGATACAACGGCTATCTCATACTCAATTACTCATAATGGAAATCTTATCAAAGAAAATGAACAGATGATATCTGGTGGAGGTTCTAAAATTGATATGGGAGATATTCAAGGATGCCCTTCGTAA
- a CDS encoding menaquinone biosynthesis decarboxylase, with amino-acid sequence MKKTIELLKQNNELTVIDAQLDIYLEIPHLAYAEVKKKDGGKALLFTNVVDNKSGTKFSEDVFMNVFGSYKRCELLFGRTIESVADEITNLLHMKPPEGFMNKISMAKELFSLKNIFPKRLKGRGACQDKIYLNEDIDLYKLPVLTTWEQDGGPFITMGQVYTQSLDGELVNLGMYRLQVYDKEHLGMHWQIHKDSSHFFDQYQKAGKKMPVTVAIGGDPLYTWCATAPLPYGVNELLMYGLITKKPVQLVKSLTTPLYIPKDVDYVIEGWVDTQEMRIEGPFGDHTGYYTLEEPYPVMQVSAITTKNTPTFLATVVGKPPLEDKYMGWATGKIFFPLLKTTVPDLLDYHMPENAGFHNLILAKMQPHYKGHAKQFMHAFWGAGQMSFVKHAIFLDENSPKLNNYESLSTYILNRFTPKTLFISEGILDALDHSSPETLVGGKLGIDATAAHNVEAPQLLGDEELLEKIQEIVPDATGVHQYMRHTKNPVTVISVDKSKNAKEYFEALVSLSTNIRIVVFVDEAKNDLLNPYMLIWRVTNNMDALRDIFISGLMVGIDGTNKSSVDGFTREWPDDVDCTKEIVDALKEKGLWDLDEEIYKKYQL; translated from the coding sequence ATGAAAAAAACAATAGAACTCCTAAAACAAAATAATGAATTAACAGTTATAGATGCCCAGCTAGATATATATCTTGAAATCCCGCATCTAGCATATGCAGAAGTAAAGAAAAAAGATGGTGGGAAGGCTCTACTTTTTACAAATGTTGTAGATAACAAAAGTGGCACAAAATTTAGTGAAGATGTTTTTATGAATGTTTTTGGTTCATATAAACGATGTGAACTACTTTTTGGTCGCACTATTGAGTCTGTTGCCGATGAGATAACAAACCTTCTTCATATGAAACCACCAGAAGGATTTATGAATAAAATATCAATGGCTAAAGAGCTTTTTTCATTAAAAAATATTTTTCCAAAACGCTTAAAAGGCAGAGGTGCTTGTCAAGATAAAATATATTTGAATGAAGATATTGACCTTTATAAACTTCCAGTATTAACAACATGGGAGCAAGATGGCGGTCCATTTATTACAATGGGACAAGTTTATACTCAATCTCTTGATGGAGAACTTGTAAATCTTGGAATGTATAGACTTCAAGTTTATGATAAAGAGCATTTAGGAATGCATTGGCAGATTCATAAAGATAGTTCTCACTTTTTTGACCAGTACCAAAAAGCTGGTAAAAAGATGCCTGTAACTGTTGCTATTGGTGGTGACCCACTTTATACTTGGTGCGCAACAGCACCTCTTCCTTATGGTGTAAATGAACTTCTTATGTATGGGTTAATTACAAAAAAACCGGTTCAGCTAGTTAAATCATTAACAACACCTCTTTATATTCCTAAAGATGTTGATTATGTGATAGAAGGATGGGTTGATACACAAGAGATGCGAATTGAAGGTCCTTTTGGTGACCATACAGGTTATTACACCTTAGAAGAACCATACCCAGTTATGCAAGTAAGTGCAATAACTACAAAAAATACACCAACATTTTTAGCAACAGTTGTAGGAAAACCACCTCTAGAAGATAAGTACATGGGTTGGGCTACTGGTAAGATTTTTTTTCCACTTTTAAAAACTACTGTTCCTGATTTGCTTGATTATCACATGCCAGAAAATGCGGGTTTTCATAATCTAATATTAGCAAAGATGCAACCACATTATAAGGGACATGCTAAGCAGTTTATGCACGCTTTTTGGGGTGCAGGGCAGATGAGTTTTGTTAAACATGCAATATTTTTAGATGAAAACTCTCCAAAACTGAATAATTATGAATCTTTAAGTACTTATATTTTAAATAGATTTACGCCTAAAACATTGTTTATTTCTGAAGGAATTTTAGACGCACTTGATCACTCTTCTCCAGAAACATTAGTTGGAGGAAAGTTAGGTATAGATGCAACAGCTGCACATAATGTAGAAGCTCCTCAGCTTTTAGGTGACGAAGAACTATTAGAGAAGATTCAAGAGATTGTTCCAGATGCTACTGGCGTACATCAGTATATGAGACATACAAAAAATCCTGTAACTGTGATTAGTGTAGATAAGAGTAAAAATGCAAAAGAGTATTTTGAAGCACTTGTAAGTCTTAGTACAAATATTAGAATAGTTGTTTTTGTTGATGAAGCTAAAAATGATTTGCTAAATCCATATATGCTTATTTGGCGTGTTACAAATAATATGGATGCTCTAAGAGATATTTTCATATCTGGTTTAATGGTTGGAATAGACGGAACAAATAAAAGCAGCGTAGATGGCTTTACTCGTGAGTGGCCTGATGATGTTGATTGCACTAAAGAAATAGTAGATGCTTTAAAAGAAAAAGGTTTATGGGATCTAGATGAAGAAATATACAAAAAATATCAATTATAA
- a CDS encoding transglycosylase SLT domain-containing protein: protein MYKKILFIACLTSSLLAQTAQKFKDQQMQGFNQEKKQFGVYKKTQEQEFDAYQKAQNKAYKAYKKELGIFWEEPKLSTNTEWVSYTKDKKTKTDIDFKNQTITLQTIATSQKEAKKNLRLALARAVTIDTKTVQETDPLEIKLSKIKKPFNVKDAKVKADPILSTIIFENKPTRDDVKTYVGSYVKMQNIKIVNSKKVRHAKIYSLNVKLPEDTMIKRSKIYYKQVRKHADKQRLPMALIFAIMHTESSFNPRARSHIPAFGLMQIVPRTAGIDTYKYLYKKKKLVSGSYLYNSTNNIRMGSAYLHILFYRYLKDIKNLDARLYCTIAAYNTGAGNIAWAFTKTHNMKIASPYINTKSPKEVYNKLLKDLKYEEPKHYLKKVTKRMSSYYKLYGS, encoded by the coding sequence ATGTATAAAAAAATATTATTTATTGCATGTTTAACCTCTTCTCTTCTGGCACAAACTGCACAAAAGTTTAAAGACCAACAGATGCAAGGTTTTAACCAAGAAAAAAAACAGTTTGGCGTTTATAAAAAAACTCAAGAACAAGAGTTTGATGCTTATCAAAAAGCACAAAATAAAGCCTATAAAGCTTATAAAAAAGAACTTGGTATTTTTTGGGAAGAACCAAAACTCTCAACCAATACAGAATGGGTTTCTTACACAAAAGATAAAAAAACAAAAACTGATATAGATTTTAAAAATCAAACTATCACTTTACAAACAATAGCAACTTCCCAAAAAGAAGCTAAAAAAAATCTTCGCTTAGCACTTGCACGAGCAGTAACCATAGATACCAAAACTGTTCAAGAAACGGACCCTTTAGAAATAAAACTTTCTAAAATTAAAAAGCCATTTAATGTAAAAGATGCGAAAGTAAAAGCAGATCCAATTTTATCAACCATAATATTTGAAAATAAACCAACAAGAGATGATGTAAAGACTTATGTAGGAAGCTATGTAAAGATGCAAAACATTAAAATTGTTAATTCTAAAAAAGTAAGACATGCAAAAATTTACAGTTTAAATGTAAAATTGCCAGAAGACACAATGATTAAACGCTCAAAAATCTACTACAAACAAGTTAGAAAACATGCAGATAAACAACGACTTCCAATGGCTCTTATCTTTGCTATTATGCATACAGAAAGTAGTTTTAATCCAAGGGCTAGATCACATATTCCTGCTTTCGGTTTAATGCAAATTGTACCAAGGACAGCTGGAATTGATACCTATAAATATCTTTACAAAAAGAAAAAGTTAGTTTCTGGAAGTTATCTATATAATAGTACAAATAATATTAGAATGGGAAGTGCCTATTTGCATATACTATTTTATAGATATCTAAAAGACATTAAAAACCTAGATGCTAGACTTTACTGTACTATTGCAGCTTACAATACAGGTGCAGGTAATATAGCTTGGGCATTTACAAAAACGCACAACATGAAAATAGCATCTCCATATATAAATACTAAATCACCTAAAGAGGTTTATAACAAGTTGTTAAAAGATTTAAAATATGAAGAACCTAAACACTATTTAAAAAAGGTTACTAAAAGAATGAGTTCTTATTATAAACTTTATGGAAGCTGA
- a CDS encoding DUF86 domain-containing protein has translation MSNRVYELFLFDIYIAILKIEHVSSKFSDSESLKHDFVSWDSVIREFEIVGEATSTLIKNEVLSKENQIIVDFRNLLIHHYFGIDSEEIWNVIKNDLLIYKNLIILKIQNIENNLKNELLTSLKDENKHLNFILHELSNIK, from the coding sequence ATGTCAAATAGAGTTTATGAACTTTTTTTATTTGATATTTATATCGCGATATTAAAGATAGAACATGTAAGTTCTAAATTTTCTGATTCGGAATCACTAAAACATGATTTTGTGTCATGGGATAGTGTGATACGAGAGTTTGAAATAGTTGGTGAAGCAACTAGCACTCTTATCAAGAATGAAGTTTTATCTAAAGAAAATCAAATAATTGTAGATTTTAGAAATTTACTAATACATCATTATTTTGGTATAGATTCTGAAGAAATATGGAATGTAATAAAGAACGATTTACTTATTTATAAAAATCTTATAATTTTAAAAATACAAAATATTGAGAATAATTTAAAAAACGAGTTATTAACTTCACTAAAAGATGAAAATAAACATTTAAATTTTATTTTACATGAATTAAGCAATATAAAGTAA
- a CDS encoding DsbA family protein: MSLMLKLLATTLLLSSLLNATILNKDIENFLKKSFKGNPNIVALKVKVEHRVPVEKLKGWEAFVVSVDATLKAKPKNRNVKQKMIWFSNGEIMTQDFVDMKSGISLKELVSPSFKPEYYKKANLIYGNENAKHKVAIFSDPLCPFCRNYVPEAINYMKKQPTKFAIYYYHFPLPSLHPAAVELVKAAIVAELQGKKDVILKLYKVNVDAKERDVKKILAAFNKEMKTNIKPLDLNSDAVKKYILHDLTVADAVMVGGTPTIFFDGKLDKTKRKFREVR, encoded by the coding sequence ATGTCATTGATGTTGAAATTATTAGCGACGACACTTCTACTAAGTAGTTTATTAAATGCGACTATATTAAATAAAGATATAGAAAATTTTCTAAAAAAATCGTTTAAAGGCAATCCAAATATTGTTGCACTAAAGGTAAAAGTTGAGCATAGAGTTCCTGTGGAAAAATTAAAAGGCTGGGAAGCTTTTGTTGTAAGTGTAGATGCTACTTTAAAAGCAAAACCTAAAAATAGAAATGTAAAGCAAAAGATGATTTGGTTTAGTAACGGTGAAATAATGACACAAGATTTTGTAGATATGAAATCAGGTATTAGTTTAAAAGAATTAGTTTCTCCATCTTTTAAGCCAGAGTATTATAAAAAAGCAAATCTTATCTATGGTAATGAAAATGCAAAACATAAAGTAGCTATATTTTCAGACCCTTTATGTCCATTTTGTAGAAACTATGTACCAGAAGCTATAAACTATATGAAAAAGCAACCAACTAAATTTGCTATTTATTACTATCATTTTCCACTTCCATCTTTACACCCTGCCGCAGTTGAGTTAGTTAAAGCAGCAATAGTTGCCGAGCTTCAAGGTAAAAAAGATGTTATTTTAAAACTTTACAAAGTGAATGTAGATGCGAAAGAAAGAGATGTTAAAAAAATACTAGCCGCTTTTAACAAAGAGATGAAAACAAATATTAAACCATTAGATTTAAATTCAGATGCTGTAAAAAAATATATTTTACATGATTTAACTGTTGCAGATGCAGTTATGGTTGGGGGAACACCTACTATATTTTTTGATGGAAAGTTAGATAAAACAAAGAGAAAATTTCGAGAGGTTAGATAG
- a CDS encoding nucleotidyltransferase family protein — translation MTKQEILVSLKKNTPVLSEKFGIKQLALFGSYAKNEQTENSDIDILVVKMEQKNMLTLLKAKRFLSDLFDKEVDIGLFDSLRPFIKNRVQNEMIYVK, via the coding sequence ATGACAAAGCAAGAAATATTAGTATCATTAAAGAAAAATACTCCAGTATTAAGTGAGAAATTTGGCATTAAACAGTTAGCATTATTTGGTAGTTATGCTAAGAATGAACAAACTGAAAATAGTGATATAGATATTTTAGTTGTTAAAATGGAACAAAAAAATATGCTTACACTTTTAAAAGCTAAAAGATTTTTATCAGACTTGTTTGACAAAGAAGTGGATATAGGTCTTTTTGATTCACTTAGACCTTTTATAAAAAATAGAGTACAAAATGAAATGATTTATGTCAAATAG
- the hemC gene encoding hydroxymethylbilane synthase yields MEKLVIATRVSQLALWQAYHIKERVEASFPEIKVQLNEIVSNGDKVLDKPLALIGGKGHFTKELEDEMLAGNADMAVHSLKDVPTYIPEGLELVAVTQRQDQSDVFLSHNFATLEDLPKGATVGTTSLRRRMQLLQKRPDLRVKDLRGNVNTRLRKLEEGQYDAIILAWIGLKRLDLLKDIPFTQKLSLDMMIPPMGQAALGIEIVCDNEKVRKIAESLKDENTFICTQIERDFISKIGAGCSAPVACNAVMKDDVITFRIMLGFSDGTNIMQEKVVVNVSESKDLGSKLAKKMIDNGALDLLKNAQKVAFKEEMPQRL; encoded by the coding sequence ATGGAGAAGTTAGTCATTGCAACAAGAGTTTCTCAGTTAGCACTTTGGCAAGCATATCACATAAAAGAGAGAGTTGAAGCATCGTTTCCAGAGATAAAAGTCCAACTAAATGAGATTGTAAGTAATGGCGATAAAGTTTTAGATAAACCTTTAGCTTTGATTGGTGGGAAAGGGCATTTTACAAAAGAGCTTGAAGATGAAATGTTGGCAGGAAATGCTGATATGGCAGTTCATAGTTTAAAAGATGTTCCTACATATATACCTGAAGGCTTAGAGTTGGTTGCTGTTACACAAAGACAAGACCAAAGTGATGTTTTTCTTTCACACAACTTTGCAACTCTTGAAGATTTACCAAAAGGTGCAACAGTTGGAACAACTAGCCTTAGAAGAAGAATGCAACTTTTACAAAAGCGTCCAGATTTAAGAGTAAAAGACTTAAGAGGAAATGTAAATACTAGGCTTAGAAAGTTAGAAGAAGGTCAATATGATGCAATTATCTTAGCATGGATAGGTCTTAAAAGATTAGACTTACTAAAAGATATACCTTTTACACAAAAACTCTCTCTTGATATGATGATACCTCCAATGGGACAAGCTGCACTTGGTATAGAGATAGTTTGTGATAATGAAAAAGTAAGAAAGATTGCCGAGAGTTTAAAAGATGAAAACACTTTTATTTGTACACAAATAGAAAGAGATTTTATATCTAAAATTGGAGCAGGGTGTTCCGCTCCTGTTGCTTGTAATGCTGTAATGAAAGATGATGTTATTACATTTAGAATAATGTTAGGTTTCTCAGATGGAACAAATATAATGCAAGAAAAAGTAGTTGTAAATGTTAGTGAGTCAAAAGATTTAGGCTCTAAACTCGCTAAAAAAATGATAGATAATGGTGCTTTAGATTTGTTGAAAAATGCACAAAAAGTAGCATTTAAAGAAGAGATGCCACAAAGATTGTAA
- the proS gene encoding proline--tRNA ligase: protein MRRSKAFIPTTKEVPSDASLPSHQFLVRGGFINQQGAGLYNYMPLGKIVLDKIRTIVKEELDKSGCIEVQLSFVTPMALWDKSGRADAMGKEMLRIQDRHQNSFVLSPTNEEAMVELVKNRVKSYKDLPLNLYQINTKFRDEARPRYGLLRGREFLMKDGYSFHASTKDMVREFDLMEQTYKNIFTRLGLDFRVVQADSGAIGGSGSKEFHVLADSGEDTIVICDSCAYGANIETIDSIDDEYNEFTYEELQTKNIEEKCSCGGGLSFKKGIEVGHIFQLGTKYSTALEATFNDENGKPRPFEMATFGIGVSRLIASVIEQNHDENGCIWTKSTAPYMVNVMVSNIKEAPQMELGEELYSRLVESGVETMIDDRKERFGFKMKDAELIGFPFTVIIGKELANGLVQIYDRKTKEKTSVNKDEIFDKIMELI from the coding sequence ATGAGAAGAAGTAAAGCCTTTATACCAACAACAAAAGAGGTACCATCAGATGCCTCACTCCCATCTCACCAGTTTTTAGTTCGTGGTGGTTTTATAAACCAACAAGGTGCTGGACTTTATAACTATATGCCACTTGGTAAAATAGTTTTAGACAAGATTAGAACTATTGTAAAAGAAGAGTTAGATAAATCAGGTTGCATAGAAGTTCAACTTAGTTTTGTTACTCCTATGGCTTTATGGGATAAAAGTGGTCGAGCAGATGCTATGGGCAAAGAGATGCTTCGCATACAAGACAGACATCAAAACTCGTTTGTCTTAAGTCCTACAAATGAAGAAGCTATGGTTGAGTTGGTTAAAAATAGAGTAAAAAGTTATAAAGATTTACCTCTAAACTTATACCAAATTAATACAAAATTTCGTGATGAAGCTAGACCTAGATATGGCTTGTTAAGAGGTCGTGAATTTTTGATGAAAGATGGTTACTCTTTTCATGCATCTACAAAGGATATGGTTAGAGAGTTTGACCTGATGGAACAAACTTACAAAAACATTTTTACTAGACTTGGTCTTGATTTTAGAGTAGTTCAAGCTGACAGTGGTGCTATTGGTGGAAGCGGAAGTAAAGAGTTTCATGTTTTAGCAGATAGTGGTGAAGATACTATTGTCATCTGTGACAGTTGTGCTTATGGTGCAAATATTGAAACAATTGACAGCATAGATGATGAATATAATGAATTTACTTATGAAGAACTACAAACAAAAAACATAGAAGAAAAATGTTCTTGTGGTGGAGGGCTTAGTTTTAAAAAGGGCATAGAAGTTGGACATATTTTTCAACTTGGAACTAAATACTCTACGGCACTAGAGGCTACTTTTAATGATGAAAATGGAAAACCAAGACCATTTGAAATGGCAACTTTTGGCATAGGGGTAAGTCGCCTAATAGCATCTGTGATAGAGCAAAATCATGATGAAAATGGTTGCATCTGGACAAAATCAACAGCACCATATATGGTGAATGTAATGGTATCAAATATTAAAGAAGCACCCCAAATGGAGTTGGGCGAAGAGTTATACTCCAGACTCGTAGAGTCTGGAGTCGAAACTATGATTGATGATAGAAAAGAGAGATTTGGTTTTAAAATGAAAGATGCTGAACTCATTGGTTTTCCTTTCACAGTTATAATAGGCAAAGAGTTAGCTAACGGTCTCGTGCAAATTTATGATAGAAAAACAAAAGAGAAAACCTCTGTAAATAAAGATGAAATTTTTGATAAAATAATGGAACTTATATAA
- a CDS encoding FxsA family protein has translation MKYFVIYLFLEVLISVNVSSAIGGLVTFFEIILTATIGIYLLMNFRETLLQNITAVSYHAIDLREFKRLNLFTIIGAILLIIPGFLTDAIGALMQFSVFTSMLVTRYNVNAGNYEAQKQEEHIQKNIKKDSDVIDVEIISDDTSTK, from the coding sequence ATGAAATATTTTGTAATTTATCTCTTTTTAGAAGTATTGATTTCGGTTAATGTATCATCTGCCATAGGTGGACTGGTTACATTTTTTGAAATTATACTAACGGCTACAATAGGAATCTATCTTCTTATGAACTTTAGAGAAACATTACTTCAAAACATAACTGCGGTTTCTTATCATGCTATTGACTTACGAGAGTTTAAAAGGTTAAATCTGTTTACAATTATAGGAGCAATATTACTTATAATACCAGGTTTTTTAACAGATGCCATAGGTGCTTTAATGCAGTTTAGCGTTTTTACGAGCATGTTGGTAACAAGATACAATGTTAATGCTGGTAATTATGAAGCACAAAAGCAAGAAGAACATATACAAAAAAATATAAAAAAGGATTCAGATGTCATTGATGTTGAAATTATTAGCGACGACACTTCTACTAAGTAG
- a CDS encoding histidine triad nucleotide-binding protein — protein sequence MCLFCKIINKEIPANVILEDDDFIAFHDINPKAPVHILAIPKNHVDSFNKVTSETMAGMTSFIQKVATEVNIQESGYRIITNIGSDGGQEVGHLHFHILGGAKLKWGHLSDADPKGHF from the coding sequence ATGTGCCTATTTTGTAAAATTATAAATAAAGAAATACCAGCAAATGTTATATTAGAAGATGATGATTTTATCGCTTTTCACGATATAAATCCAAAAGCTCCTGTACATATTTTAGCTATTCCAAAAAACCATGTAGATAGCTTTAATAAAGTAACTTCTGAAACTATGGCTGGGATGACTAGCTTTATTCAAAAAGTTGCTACTGAAGTCAACATACAAGAGAGTGGTTACAGAATTATTACGAATATTGGCTCAGATGGAGGACAAGAAGTTGGGCATCTACACTTTCATATATTAGGTGGAGCAAAACTAAAGTGGGGACATTTAAGTGATGCTGATCCAAAAGGTCACTTTTAA
- the argH gene encoding argininosuccinate lyase, whose amino-acid sequence MDKMWSGRFSASASSLLDEFNASIMYDRKLYKEDIEGSLAHAAMLAKQEILTTEELRQITDGLNQVMAEIESDKFEWNISDEDLHMAIEKRLTVLIGDAGKKLHTARSRNDQVAVDFRRWVLKRNIDVVDALKLLMKEILVVAQLHTTTLIPGMTHLQHAQPTNFGFHLGAYLSMFKRDIARFEDSYKRNNVSPLGCAALAGTPHNIDRDMTAQLLGFDSVSVNCLDTVSDRDFALEILFNISTMMMHISRLSEELVMWSSYEFGFVELSDEYSTGSSIMPQKKNPDVPELLRGKTGRVYGSLMGLLTVMKGLPLAYNKDTQEDKEGVFDSVETALISLEILKEAIKTMEVKAHNMRSACSVGHLAATDLADYLVEKCDIPFREAHFITGHAVAKSEELKIDLSDIELCELQKIDDRIAEDVLEYLVLKNSMNARTSAGGTATIRTQEQLEEFKNFLEG is encoded by the coding sequence ATGGATAAAATGTGGTCAGGTCGTTTTTCGGCTAGTGCATCTTCTCTTTTAGATGAGTTTAATGCATCTATAATGTATGATAGAAAGCTTTATAAAGAAGATATAGAAGGCTCTCTTGCTCATGCAGCGATGCTTGCAAAACAAGAGATTTTAACAACAGAGGAACTTCGTCAAATTACAGATGGACTAAATCAAGTTATGGCTGAGATAGAGTCAGATAAATTTGAATGGAATATTTCTGATGAAGATTTACATATGGCAATAGAGAAGCGATTGACAGTTTTAATAGGTGACGCTGGTAAAAAACTTCATACTGCAAGAAGTAGAAATGACCAAGTTGCTGTTGACTTTCGTAGATGGGTTTTAAAAAGAAATATTGATGTAGTAGATGCACTTAAACTTTTAATGAAAGAGATTTTAGTTGTAGCCCAGCTACACACAACTACACTTATCCCTGGTATGACTCATCTTCAACATGCTCAACCTACTAACTTTGGTTTTCATCTTGGAGCATATCTCTCAATGTTTAAAAGAGATATTGCAAGGTTTGAAGACTCGTATAAAAGAAACAATGTATCTCCTCTAGGTTGTGCAGCACTTGCGGGGACTCCTCATAATATAGATAGAGATATGACAGCTCAACTTTTAGGATTTGATAGTGTTAGTGTAAATTGTTTAGATACAGTAAGTGATAGAGATTTTGCACTAGAAATTTTGTTTAACATATCTACCATGATGATGCATATTTCAAGACTTTCTGAAGAACTTGTAATGTGGTCAAGTTATGAGTTTGGTTTTGTTGAGCTTAGTGATGAATACTCAACAGGTAGTTCAATCATGCCACAAAAGAAAAATCCAGATGTTCCTGAACTTTTACGCGGTAAAACAGGTAGAGTTTATGGTTCGCTTATGGGACTTTTAACTGTTATGAAAGGTCTTCCTCTTGCTTATAATAAAGATACTCAAGAAGATAAAGAAGGTGTTTTTGATTCGGTTGAAACAGCTTTAATATCTTTAGAAATTTTAAAAGAAGCTATAAAAACTATGGAAGTAAAAGCTCATAATATGCGAAGTGCTTGTAGTGTAGGGCATCTAGCCGCAACAGATTTAGCTGATTATCTAGTTGAGAAGTGTGATATACCATTTCGTGAGGCACACTTTATTACAGGTCATGCAGTTGCAAAAAGTGAAGAGCTAAAGATAGATTTGAGTGATATAGAACTCTGTGAACTTCAAAAGATAGACGATAGAATTGCTGAAGATGTATTAGAATATTTAGTTTTAAAAAATTCTATGAATGCAAGAACTTCAGCAGGTGGAACAGCGACCATAAGAACACAAGAACAACTAGAAGAGTTTAAAAACTTTTTAGAAGGCTAA